One genomic window of Corynebacterium massiliense DSM 45435 includes the following:
- a CDS encoding branched-chain amino acid aminotransferase, with translation MAQLDYTINRTDNPVSDERRKEILSDPGFGVYHTDHMVTIDWNEDDGWHNAQVTAYAPLELEPNTSVFHYGQAIFEGIKAYRQPDGTIKTFRPEQNARRFQHSAERLAMPQLPEDEFINSLAQLVDVDQAWVPEAGGEDSLYLRPFMISTESSLGVKPSSTYRYVVMASPAGAYFEGGVKPVSVWICEDYVRAAPGGTGDAKFAGNYAGSLLAQQQASEKDCDQVVWLDAIERDYIEELGGMNLFFVYGTGNDAKIVTPELSGSLLAGITRDSLLQVAKDSGYEVEERRITKEEWKEAAESGEMSETFACGTAAVITPVGVVRSKDGEFTINDNEAGDITMGLREKLTDIQRGEAADNHDWLHTLVS, from the coding sequence ATGGCACAGCTTGATTACACGATTAACCGCACTGACAATCCCGTAAGCGACGAGCGCCGGAAGGAGATCCTCTCCGATCCCGGCTTCGGCGTGTACCACACCGACCACATGGTCACGATCGACTGGAACGAGGACGACGGCTGGCACAATGCGCAGGTGACCGCCTACGCGCCGCTGGAGCTCGAGCCGAACACCTCGGTCTTCCACTACGGTCAGGCGATCTTCGAAGGCATCAAGGCGTACCGCCAGCCGGATGGGACCATCAAGACGTTCCGCCCGGAGCAGAACGCCCGGCGTTTCCAGCACTCCGCTGAGCGCTTGGCTATGCCGCAGTTGCCGGAAGACGAGTTCATCAACTCCCTGGCACAGCTGGTGGACGTGGACCAGGCATGGGTTCCGGAAGCCGGTGGCGAGGATTCCCTCTACCTGCGCCCGTTCATGATCTCCACCGAGTCTTCCCTGGGCGTAAAGCCGTCTAGCACCTACCGCTACGTGGTCATGGCCTCCCCGGCGGGCGCATACTTCGAGGGTGGAGTGAAGCCGGTGTCGGTGTGGATCTGCGAAGACTATGTCCGTGCCGCGCCGGGCGGGACTGGCGATGCCAAGTTTGCCGGCAATTACGCCGGCTCGCTCTTGGCGCAGCAGCAGGCTTCCGAAAAGGACTGCGACCAGGTGGTCTGGCTCGACGCCATCGAGCGCGACTACATCGAGGAGCTCGGCGGCATGAACCTGTTCTTCGTCTACGGCACGGGCAACGACGCCAAGATTGTCACCCCGGAGCTGTCTGGTTCCCTCCTCGCGGGCATCACCCGTGATTCCCTTCTGCAGGTGGCCAAGGACTCCGGCTACGAAGTCGAGGAGCGGCGCATCACCAAGGAAGAGTGGAAGGAAGCTGCCGAGTCCGGTGAGATGTCCGAGACTTTCGCTTGTGGCACTGCGGCCGTGATTACCCCGGTAGGTGTCGTCCGCAGCAAGGACGGCGAGTTCACCATCAACGACAACGAAGCCGGCGACATCACGATGGGGCTGCGGGAAAAGCTCACCGACATCCAGCGCGGTGAAGCCGCAGACAACCACGACTGGCTGCACACCCTGGTGAGCTAG
- a CDS encoding HesB/IscA family protein encodes MTAPASATGVILTDAAAAKAKSLLDQEGREDLSLRIAVQPGGCAGLRYQLYFDDRSLDGDKVDEVGGINLVVDKMSLPYLSGAKIDFADTIEAQGFTIDNPNATGSCACGDSFN; translated from the coding sequence ATGACAGCCCCAGCTTCTGCTACTGGTGTCATCCTTACTGATGCAGCAGCCGCGAAGGCGAAGTCGCTGCTCGATCAGGAAGGACGCGAAGATCTGTCCCTGCGCATCGCTGTGCAGCCGGGCGGCTGCGCCGGCCTGCGCTACCAGCTTTACTTCGACGATCGCTCCCTAGACGGCGACAAGGTCGACGAGGTCGGCGGCATCAACTTGGTCGTGGACAAAATGTCCCTGCCGTACCTCAGCGGCGCGAAGATCGATTTCGCGGACACCATCGAGGCACAGGGTTTCACCATCGATAACCCGAACGCCACTGGCTCCTGCGCTTGCGGCGACTCCTTTAACTAA
- a CDS encoding DUF3043 domain-containing protein, giving the protein MKLPWKNKESQGVARPLSRDEDKRGDAADASARGGDAGASASNSSASSDRPTHHTGGYTPPKGRPTPKRKDQERAKGVQRDPNKLSPAQQHQHRKELKASMSKEEWKDYKRQERAENRERSRNAQEKMAAGDERYLMARDKGEVRRYVRDYVDAHRYVLEWTMPAALVMLLILFLGNIAPRVSQIATIVAMAFIITVTVEGIILGRRANKAVRQKFPKTTDTGFSLGYYAFMRATQPRRWRTPRPQVERGADV; this is encoded by the coding sequence GTGAAACTCCCGTGGAAGAACAAGGAATCTCAAGGCGTAGCGCGCCCGCTTTCGCGCGACGAGGATAAGCGCGGCGATGCCGCAGACGCATCGGCACGCGGCGGCGACGCTGGGGCATCGGCAAGCAACAGCTCCGCCTCCAGCGACCGCCCCACCCACCACACCGGTGGCTACACCCCGCCGAAGGGGCGCCCTACCCCAAAGCGAAAGGACCAAGAGCGCGCTAAGGGCGTGCAGCGCGACCCCAACAAGCTCTCGCCTGCGCAGCAACATCAGCACCGCAAGGAGCTGAAGGCTTCCATGTCCAAGGAAGAGTGGAAGGACTACAAGCGCCAGGAGCGCGCGGAGAACCGCGAACGCAGCCGCAACGCGCAGGAAAAGATGGCAGCCGGCGACGAGCGCTACCTCATGGCCCGCGACAAGGGCGAGGTGCGGCGCTACGTCCGCGATTACGTCGACGCGCACCGCTACGTACTGGAGTGGACGATGCCGGCCGCGTTGGTCATGCTGCTCATCCTTTTCTTGGGCAACATCGCGCCTCGCGTTTCCCAGATCGCCACGATCGTGGCGATGGCCTTTATCATCACCGTGACGGTAGAGGGCATCATCCTCGGCCGGCGCGCGAACAAGGCCGTGCGCCAGAAGTTCCCGAAAACGACCGATACCGGTTTCTCGCTGGGGTACTACGCGTTCATGCGCGCTACCCAGCCGCGCCGTTGGCGCACCCCGCGCCCGCAGGTTGAGCGCGGCGCTGACGTCTAA
- a CDS encoding nicotinate-nucleotide--dimethylbenzimidazole phosphoribosyltransferase, with translation MEQMTAADFDHHTRAAFTEQLRGTARGRSLGRLAEVASWIAGAQSAAPPHVLDDVHAIAIPGVHGCADRDVAGARATETTATDVENWTNELRSHSGPIAGAVRAAGAHLQLIDEWTTTPAGSIDAADAMDEATYDRAVEIGASAADTAIDSGAQALIPLTFGSASAVTAAALMGALTRTEPVAIVGTGPTAARDDAAWKATVTIIRDAMFRARFASPATANSPEAGNAPGAGNTPGAGQTPGPTHSTPADLLRRVGSPEIVALMALTARAAARRTPVIVDGMVTTTAAVFADRLHRGCADWVLATGSSHDPAHRIAIRELGVSPLLELDVRADLDIGALLALPMINTAIETASALSSD, from the coding sequence ATGGAACAGATGACCGCCGCGGACTTTGACCACCACACCCGCGCAGCTTTCACCGAGCAACTACGCGGCACTGCCCGCGGCCGTTCCTTGGGGCGCCTTGCGGAGGTGGCGTCCTGGATCGCCGGGGCCCAATCCGCGGCCCCGCCGCACGTGCTTGACGATGTCCATGCGATTGCCATCCCCGGAGTGCATGGATGCGCCGACCGCGACGTCGCCGGCGCGCGGGCGACGGAAACCACCGCGACCGACGTGGAGAACTGGACTAATGAGCTGCGCTCGCACTCCGGTCCGATAGCCGGCGCAGTGCGCGCAGCGGGGGCGCACCTGCAGCTCATCGACGAATGGACCACTACCCCGGCGGGCAGCATCGATGCGGCGGACGCGATGGATGAAGCGACTTACGACCGCGCAGTAGAAATCGGGGCGTCCGCCGCCGACACCGCTATTGATTCCGGCGCGCAGGCGCTAATTCCCCTGACCTTCGGATCCGCAAGCGCAGTCACCGCCGCCGCGCTGATGGGCGCGCTCACCCGCACCGAACCGGTCGCGATCGTGGGCACGGGGCCAACCGCCGCGCGTGACGATGCCGCCTGGAAAGCCACGGTTACCATCATCCGCGACGCAATGTTTCGCGCCCGCTTCGCCTCCCCCGCAACCGCGAACTCCCCCGAGGCCGGGAACGCCCCTGGCGCCGGGAACACCCCTGGCGCCGGGCAAACTCCCGGCCCCACGCACTCAACTCCTGCCGACCTTCTCCGTCGCGTCGGTTCCCCCGAAATTGTCGCCCTCATGGCGCTCACGGCGCGGGCTGCCGCTCGCCGGACGCCAGTCATCGTGGACGGCATGGTGACTACCACCGCCGCCGTCTTCGCAGATCGCCTCCACCGCGGCTGCGCCGACTGGGTGTTGGCCACCGGCAGCAGCCACGATCCGGCGCACCGGATAGCCATCCGCGAACTAGGCGTCAGCCCCCTGTTGGAGCTCGATGTGCGCGCGGATTTGGATATCGGTGCGCTGCTCGCCCTCCCGATGATCAATACGGCCATCGAGACGGCGAGCGCTCTCAGTAGTGACTAG
- a CDS encoding leucyl aminopeptidase, with amino-acid sequence MTTDQNPAAATGELPARGYLPAVDVASALPTAASEPAADATDALLIPVFTGDGELEVPASDALPGALTESIYRSLRAVGASGAAEKVSVVPAPADAPVATLIAVGLGDAAQVDSETVRRAAGAASRAAHDVAKAQGAPLTVTTTLPEFGLAPAVEGVLLGGYRYAGIHTPANTGEDKEESAAKARFVFITEDTEDSRAEFEAARIAAEATAMARDLVNTPSNELYPETYAAFLKKEAEAVGIEVELLDEVELSRQGYGGILAVGRGSTRPPRLVRLKWAPDAPANSDTVALVGKGITFDTGGISLKPGSGMWDMVMDMGGSAAVAAAIIAAARLQLPVPITATLPLAENMPSGSATRPGDVITHYGGITSEILNTDAEGRVVLADAIARACEDDPTFLIDTATLTGAQMVALGDRTAGVMGTDEFRDQVAATGRSVGESAWAMPLLEEHEEDVKSAVADIRNINAKREGGMEYAATYLSRFVGDEVDWAHIDVAGPAWNGGGPRGYHPKRATGVPTRTILATLRKIADRDAAE; translated from the coding sequence ATGACTACGGACCAGAACCCAGCTGCAGCCACGGGCGAACTCCCTGCTCGGGGCTACCTACCCGCAGTCGATGTGGCTTCCGCGCTGCCCACCGCTGCGTCCGAACCTGCCGCTGACGCAACTGATGCTCTGTTGATTCCGGTCTTCACCGGCGACGGGGAACTCGAAGTTCCGGCTAGCGATGCACTGCCGGGGGCGCTGACTGAATCTATTTACCGCTCGTTGCGCGCCGTTGGTGCCTCTGGAGCCGCGGAAAAGGTGTCCGTCGTGCCGGCGCCTGCCGATGCCCCGGTGGCCACCCTCATCGCCGTCGGTCTCGGGGATGCCGCTCAGGTCGATTCGGAAACCGTGCGCCGCGCCGCCGGCGCTGCCTCCCGCGCCGCCCACGACGTGGCTAAGGCGCAGGGTGCGCCTCTGACCGTGACGACTACCCTGCCTGAATTCGGGCTGGCCCCGGCTGTCGAAGGCGTCCTGCTGGGTGGTTACCGCTACGCGGGCATCCACACCCCCGCAAATACGGGGGAAGATAAGGAAGAGTCCGCCGCGAAGGCACGCTTTGTCTTCATTACCGAAGACACTGAGGACTCCCGCGCCGAATTCGAAGCCGCTCGTATTGCCGCGGAAGCCACCGCCATGGCTCGCGACTTGGTGAATACTCCCTCCAACGAGCTGTACCCGGAGACCTACGCGGCGTTTCTGAAGAAGGAGGCCGAGGCCGTCGGCATCGAGGTGGAGCTCCTCGACGAGGTAGAGCTGTCCCGCCAGGGCTACGGCGGCATCCTCGCGGTCGGCCGTGGCTCCACCCGCCCGCCGCGGTTGGTGCGCCTGAAGTGGGCGCCGGACGCTCCCGCTAACTCGGACACCGTCGCGCTTGTGGGCAAGGGAATCACGTTCGACACCGGCGGCATTTCCCTCAAGCCTGGCTCCGGCATGTGGGACATGGTGATGGACATGGGCGGCTCCGCGGCCGTGGCCGCGGCAATCATCGCCGCCGCGCGCCTGCAGCTGCCGGTTCCCATCACCGCTACCCTGCCGTTGGCGGAAAACATGCCGTCCGGTAGCGCTACCCGCCCGGGCGACGTCATTACCCACTACGGCGGGATCACCTCCGAGATCCTCAACACCGATGCGGAGGGCCGCGTCGTCTTGGCCGACGCCATTGCGCGTGCCTGTGAAGACGATCCGACTTTCCTCATCGACACCGCCACGCTCACCGGTGCGCAGATGGTGGCTTTGGGCGATCGCACCGCCGGTGTCATGGGCACCGACGAGTTCCGCGATCAGGTTGCTGCCACGGGGCGCTCCGTGGGAGAGAGCGCCTGGGCGATGCCGCTGTTGGAAGAGCACGAGGAGGACGTGAAGTCCGCCGTGGCGGACATCCGCAACATCAACGCCAAGCGGGAAGGCGGAATGGAATACGCCGCCACTTACCTGAGCCGGTTTGTGGGCGACGAAGTCGATTGGGCTCACATCGACGTCGCCGGACCGGCGTGGAACGGCGGCGGCCCCCGTGGCTACCACCCGAAGCGCGCCACGGGCGTTCCTACCCGCACCATCCTCGCTACCCTGCGCAAGATCGCGGACCGCGACGCCGCAGAATAA